The following coding sequences lie in one Calidithermus timidus DSM 17022 genomic window:
- a CDS encoding metal-dependent hydrolase, with amino-acid sequence MLELRYIGHSAVYLSDGTTRIVIDPFITGNPKATVGVEAVEADLILVTHAHGDHWGDALALSKKGGLLVSSAEIAAYAEQRGARVQSMNIGGTYRFKGGWLKWTPAWHSSSFPDGTYGGTPMGVVLELGGKRIYHAGDTTLFSDMRLIGEMGLDLALLPIGDNWTMGPDEALKALELLRPKQVVPIHYNTFPPITQDGAAFASKAGLMGIEGIALAPGESHRL; translated from the coding sequence ATGCTAGAACTCCGGTACATCGGCCACTCGGCGGTTTACTTGAGCGACGGAACCACCCGTATCGTGATTGACCCCTTCATTACGGGCAATCCCAAGGCTACCGTGGGGGTCGAGGCCGTGGAGGCCGACCTGATCCTGGTCACCCATGCCCACGGTGATCACTGGGGCGACGCCCTGGCGCTATCCAAGAAGGGCGGGCTACTGGTCTCCAGCGCCGAAATCGCCGCCTACGCGGAGCAGCGGGGGGCCAGGGTTCAATCCATGAACATCGGTGGGACGTATAGGTTCAAAGGAGGCTGGCTCAAGTGGACCCCAGCTTGGCATTCCTCGAGCTTTCCCGATGGCACCTACGGCGGCACGCCCATGGGCGTGGTGTTGGAACTGGGCGGTAAGCGCATCTACCACGCCGGCGACACCACCCTCTTCAGCGACATGCGCCTCATCGGCGAGATGGGGCTCGACTTGGCCTTGCTGCCCATCGGCGACAACTGGACCATGGGGCCCGATGAAGCTCTCAAGGCGCTCGAGCTGCTGCGTCCCAAACAGGTCGTGCCCATCCACTACAACACCTTCCCGCCCATCACCCAAGACGGCGCAGCCTTCGCCTCCAAGGCCGGCTTAATGGGAATCGAGGGAATAGCCCTGGCCCCAGGGGAGAGCCATAGGCTGTAA
- a CDS encoding serine/threonine-protein kinase has protein sequence MPLRDENIDYSRLTRKDFRLEMLLGLGQTAQVYLAKAPNGVSVALKIPRREVRENRQMSERFAQEVSLSISLSHPYLVRGLAGRPTGDGAFLALEYFPEGSLEDRLHKEPLAFPDAVRGLQQIAQAVLFLHQRGVIHQDIKPANIYLKGPDFKLGDLGVAKSRSNPRPLERAGSPFYMAPELFAGEEATEASDAYSFGVLAYELLTGKRPFRAETLEDVTHAHLHLAPPPTSLPRRLDQALRNLLHKDPKQRLSIPQFLQVLSSPNEAPQPQPEAKEKPKGLFGLFRRRS, from the coding sequence ATGCCGCTGAGAGACGAGAATATCGATTATTCGCGCCTGACCCGCAAGGATTTCCGGCTGGAGATGCTTCTGGGCCTGGGTCAGACCGCTCAGGTCTATCTGGCCAAGGCCCCCAACGGCGTGAGCGTGGCCCTGAAAATTCCGCGCCGCGAAGTGCGGGAAAACCGCCAGATGAGTGAGCGCTTTGCCCAGGAGGTTTCGCTGTCCATCAGCTTGTCGCACCCCTACCTGGTGCGTGGCCTGGCGGGTCGCCCCACTGGGGACGGGGCTTTCCTGGCCCTGGAGTACTTCCCCGAGGGCAGCCTCGAGGACCGCCTCCACAAAGAGCCTCTGGCCTTCCCCGATGCGGTGCGCGGCCTGCAGCAGATCGCCCAGGCGGTGCTGTTCTTGCACCAACGCGGGGTGATTCACCAAGACATCAAGCCTGCCAACATCTACCTCAAAGGCCCCGACTTCAAGCTAGGCGACCTGGGGGTAGCCAAGAGCCGCAGCAACCCCAGACCGCTCGAGCGGGCCGGGAGCCCTTTCTACATGGCCCCGGAACTGTTTGCTGGCGAAGAGGCCACCGAAGCCTCCGACGCCTACTCCTTCGGGGTGCTGGCCTACGAGCTGCTCACCGGCAAGCGGCCTTTCCGCGCTGAAACCCTCGAGGACGTCACCCACGCCCACTTGCACCTAGCTCCCCCACCCACCTCGCTGCCCCGCCGCCTCGACCAGGCCCTGCGCAACCTGCTGCACAAAGACCCCAAGCAGCGCCTGAGCATCCCCCAGTTCTTGCAGGTCCTCAGCTCGCCCAACGAAGCTCCCCAGCCGCAGCCGGAAGCCAAAGAAAAGCCCAAGGGCCTGTTCGGGTTGTTCCGCCGCCGTTCCTGA
- a CDS encoding AMP-binding protein produces MAQPVWYPNEEYTRGSHLEALMHKLGLGSYEELYRYSIEQPEAFFEATFEQMGLEWFRPYTRVLDSTQGPQWPQWFVGGQLNLAYNAVGRHAKKQPDALALIWEGEDSEVIRLSYGELEAMVAKAANALKSLGVGKGERVGIFLPMIPETAIAALAIARIGAIFIPIFSGYAAEAAATRLNDAEARLIVTADGFWRRGSKVRLLETAREAAALSPSVERLLVVRRFGDVPLKEGEVAWEQVVDTQPKEAPYEPMDSMDPFMLIYTSGTTGKPKGTVHYHAGFPLKAAQDMAHCFDLRQGEILFWFTDMGWMMGPWAILGALTLGNTVFLYEGAPDFPDHGRLWSMVERHRITHLGISPTLVRALVPFGEEAIRRHDLSSVRMLGSTGEPWNLEPYLWFFHAVGRGRVPIINYSGGTEVGGGILGCVPFKPIKPMGFNTAVPGIHAAVLNAEGKPVVGEVGELAVLAPWPGQTKGFWRAPERYLDTYWSRFEGVWVHGDWAVVDEEGHWSIQGRSDDTLKVAGKRVGPAEYESAAVEHPAVKEAAAIGVPHEVKGEGVVVFVVLKPGHTPSQELAKAITEQIVLRLGKALKPEKLLFVDDLPKTRNAKVMRRVIRAAFLGQNPGDLSALENPQAVEAIRALA; encoded by the coding sequence ATGGCACAACCTGTCTGGTATCCCAATGAGGAGTACACCCGCGGCTCGCACCTCGAGGCCCTCATGCACAAGCTGGGCCTGGGCAGCTACGAAGAGCTGTACCGCTACAGCATCGAGCAGCCTGAGGCTTTTTTCGAGGCCACCTTCGAGCAGATGGGCTTGGAGTGGTTCCGGCCCTACACACGGGTGCTGGACAGCACGCAGGGCCCCCAGTGGCCGCAGTGGTTCGTCGGCGGCCAGCTCAACTTGGCCTATAACGCCGTGGGCCGTCACGCCAAGAAGCAACCCGACGCCCTGGCGCTGATCTGGGAGGGTGAGGACTCCGAGGTAATCCGGCTCTCCTACGGCGAGCTCGAGGCCATGGTCGCAAAGGCGGCCAATGCGCTCAAGTCGCTGGGGGTTGGCAAGGGTGAGCGGGTGGGCATCTTCTTGCCCATGATCCCCGAGACGGCCATCGCAGCGCTGGCCATCGCCCGGATCGGGGCCATCTTCATCCCCATCTTCTCGGGTTACGCCGCCGAGGCTGCCGCCACCCGGCTGAACGACGCGGAGGCCCGGCTCATCGTCACCGCCGACGGCTTCTGGCGGCGGGGCAGCAAGGTCAGGCTGCTGGAGACCGCCCGCGAGGCCGCGGCGCTCTCCCCCAGCGTGGAGCGGCTCCTGGTGGTGCGGCGTTTTGGCGACGTGCCGCTGAAAGAAGGCGAGGTAGCCTGGGAGCAAGTGGTGGACACCCAGCCCAAGGAGGCTCCTTACGAGCCGATGGACAGCATGGACCCCTTCATGCTCATCTACACATCGGGCACCACCGGCAAGCCCAAGGGCACCGTCCACTACCACGCGGGTTTCCCGCTCAAGGCCGCCCAGGACATGGCCCACTGCTTCGACCTGCGGCAGGGCGAGATCCTGTTCTGGTTCACCGACATGGGCTGGATGATGGGCCCCTGGGCCATCCTGGGCGCACTCACCCTGGGTAACACGGTCTTCCTCTACGAAGGCGCGCCGGATTTCCCCGACCACGGGCGGTTGTGGAGCATGGTCGAACGCCACCGCATCACCCACCTGGGCATCTCCCCCACCCTGGTGCGCGCGCTGGTGCCCTTCGGCGAGGAAGCCATCCGCCGCCACGACCTCTCCTCTGTGCGCATGCTGGGTTCGACCGGCGAACCCTGGAACCTCGAGCCCTACCTGTGGTTCTTCCACGCCGTCGGACGAGGCCGGGTACCCATCATCAACTACTCCGGCGGCACCGAGGTCGGGGGGGGTATCCTGGGCTGCGTGCCCTTTAAGCCCATCAAGCCCATGGGCTTCAACACGGCGGTGCCGGGCATCCACGCCGCCGTGCTCAACGCGGAGGGGAAGCCGGTGGTCGGGGAGGTGGGCGAGTTGGCGGTGCTGGCCCCCTGGCCGGGCCAGACCAAGGGCTTCTGGAGGGCGCCCGAGCGCTACTTAGACACCTACTGGAGCCGCTTCGAGGGTGTGTGGGTTCACGGAGACTGGGCCGTGGTGGACGAGGAGGGCCACTGGAGCATCCAGGGCCGCAGCGACGACACCCTCAAAGTCGCGGGCAAGCGGGTGGGGCCAGCGGAGTACGAGAGCGCGGCGGTGGAACACCCGGCGGTCAAGGAAGCCGCCGCCATCGGAGTGCCCCACGAGGTCAAGGGGGAGGGCGTGGTGGTCTTCGTGGTGCTCAAGCCAGGCCACACCCCCAGCCAGGAGCTGGCCAAGGCCATCACCGAGCAGATCGTGCTGCGTCTGGGCAAGGCCCTCAAGCCCGAAAAGCTGCTGTTCGTGGATGACCTGCCCAAAACCCGCAACGCTAAGGTCATGCGCCGGGTGATCCGCGCGGCCTTTTTAGGCCAGAACCCCGGCGACCTCTCCGCGCTGGAGAACCCCCAGGCGGTGGAGGCCATCCGGGCGCTGGCATAA
- a CDS encoding dynamin family protein translates to MLDAQTQQLAHKVRDLVAQGLEALARTSTDLTPLRQALLDLNGPFLLVVAGEFNSGKSSLLNALLRSSLLEEGVTPTTDRVQLIGYAPETRYEPQSPELAHLYLPNPLLEDLRLVDTPGTNAILRHHQVLTERFLPRADLILFVTSADRPYTHSEAEFLQLIRTWGKKIVLVVNKMDMLTPPEREQVLEFVRKGSERTLGHSVRVFGVSARQARQGERETSGVGELEAHIQRVLRHEAAALKLGSPLGVLIRLLELAAPELENQLQGIQKQLATCEDLERLAARHAERTRRDFAGQVALVTQVVEGVRERGEAWLDETVRLGRFFDLIRSSKLKQSFLDEVVRNANLDIERGVTQGLGWLAKRERELLEDALHLLREAPGLSATQASGEQQAIAGNLEAALNSFEPEREALALKNHIQAALQHTALVEVGAVGLSGLLVLIFQKLLLDLMGIFAGLVVALLGLSILPRRKEAAKAKLRERLAALKADLQKALGEALEAELRKAQEQFTALYRQPCLRLEASRDNLQGQIDNLNALSQKALALREEVTR, encoded by the coding sequence ATGCTCGATGCGCAGACCCAGCAACTTGCCCACAAAGTGCGCGATCTGGTGGCCCAGGGCCTGGAGGCCCTGGCCCGAACCTCCACCGACCTCACCCCCCTGCGCCAAGCCCTCCTCGATCTCAACGGCCCTTTTTTGCTGGTGGTGGCGGGCGAGTTCAACAGTGGCAAGAGCAGCCTCCTGAACGCACTGCTGCGAAGCAGCCTGCTCGAGGAGGGGGTGACGCCCACCACCGACCGGGTGCAGCTCATCGGCTACGCCCCCGAAACCCGCTACGAGCCCCAGAGCCCCGAGCTCGCCCACCTCTACCTGCCCAACCCCCTCCTCGAGGACTTACGGCTGGTAGACACCCCCGGCACCAACGCCATCCTGCGGCATCACCAGGTGCTCACCGAGCGATTCCTCCCCCGAGCCGACCTGATCCTCTTCGTCACCAGCGCCGACCGCCCCTACACCCACAGCGAGGCCGAGTTCTTGCAGCTCATCCGGACCTGGGGCAAGAAGATCGTGCTGGTGGTCAACAAGATGGACATGCTGACCCCGCCCGAACGCGAGCAGGTGCTGGAGTTCGTGCGCAAAGGCAGCGAGCGGACCCTAGGCCACAGTGTCAGGGTATTCGGGGTTTCGGCGCGACAGGCCAGGCAGGGCGAGCGCGAGACCAGCGGCGTGGGAGAACTCGAGGCCCACATCCAGCGGGTACTGAGGCACGAAGCGGCGGCACTCAAGCTGGGTTCCCCCCTGGGGGTACTGATCCGGTTGTTGGAGCTAGCCGCACCCGAGCTGGAAAATCAGCTCCAGGGCATCCAGAAGCAGCTCGCCACCTGCGAGGACCTCGAGCGGCTGGCCGCACGCCACGCCGAGCGCACCCGCCGGGACTTCGCCGGCCAGGTGGCGTTGGTGACCCAGGTGGTGGAGGGGGTGCGTGAGCGCGGCGAGGCCTGGCTGGACGAGACCGTGCGCCTGGGCCGCTTCTTCGACCTCATCCGCAGCTCCAAGCTCAAGCAGAGCTTTCTCGACGAGGTGGTTAGGAACGCCAACCTCGACATCGAACGCGGGGTGACGCAGGGGCTGGGTTGGCTGGCTAAGCGCGAGCGGGAACTGCTCGAGGACGCCCTGCACCTCCTGCGCGAGGCCCCGGGCCTCAGCGCAACGCAGGCTTCAGGGGAGCAACAAGCCATCGCGGGCAACCTCGAAGCCGCCCTGAACTCCTTCGAACCCGAGCGCGAAGCTTTGGCGCTGAAAAACCACATCCAAGCAGCCCTGCAGCACACCGCGCTGGTGGAGGTGGGGGCGGTGGGACTGAGTGGGCTGCTGGTGCTGATCTTCCAGAAACTGCTGCTCGACCTCATGGGCATCTTCGCCGGACTGGTCGTAGCATTGCTGGGATTATCCATCCTGCCCCGTCGCAAGGAAGCCGCCAAGGCCAAGCTGCGCGAGCGCCTGGCCGCACTTAAAGCCGACCTGCAAAAAGCCCTGGGTGAAGCCCTCGAGGCCGAGTTGCGCAAGGCTCAAGAGCAGTTCACCGCCCTCTACCGCCAACCCTGCCTGCGGCTGGAGGCCAGCCGCGACAACCTGCAAGGCCAGATCGACAATCTCAATGCCCTCAGCCAAAAGGCGCTGGCGTTGCGAGAAGAAGTGACCCGTTAG
- a CDS encoding response regulator encodes MAKLIAVDDSLSDLKLIESILATDHKVVLVQGAENIESRIEAEKPDLVLLDVVMPGRNGYEVLRSLRRNEKTKNLPVLVISSKGEPTDIEWGKRQGASGYLTKPYTPDSLKQAVRDLLGGSERS; translated from the coding sequence ATGGCCAAACTCATCGCAGTCGACGACTCCCTCTCCGACCTCAAGCTCATCGAAAGCATCCTGGCCACCGACCATAAAGTAGTGTTAGTGCAGGGTGCTGAAAACATAGAGAGCCGCATCGAGGCCGAGAAGCCCGACCTGGTGTTGCTGGACGTGGTGATGCCAGGCCGCAATGGCTACGAGGTCTTGCGTAGCTTGCGACGCAATGAGAAAACCAAAAACCTGCCGGTGCTGGTCATCAGCTCCAAGGGCGAGCCCACCGACATCGAGTGGGGCAAGCGTCAGGGCGCTAGCGGATATCTCACCAAGCCCTACACCCCCGACTCCCTAAAGCAGGCGGTGAGGGATTTGCTGGGCGGGAGTGAAAGGTCGTGA
- a CDS encoding chemotaxis protein CheW, whose amino-acid sequence MSKTQVRQAGFFRLAGDLYALEVSHLQEVLEVGRPTPIPLAPPALLGMVNLRGRILPLFDLKGVLGLSRQPSASGKSAVVMRYGKQVLGLAVDEFMGLSPLQSLRSGGAGMYLGEVSFQGRSARVLNPEALMADIRGLLSSATDWSRSFE is encoded by the coding sequence GTGAGCAAGACCCAGGTTCGTCAGGCCGGGTTCTTTCGCCTGGCAGGCGACCTGTATGCCCTCGAGGTGTCCCACTTGCAGGAGGTGCTCGAGGTAGGGCGGCCGACTCCCATCCCCTTGGCTCCCCCCGCTCTGCTGGGCATGGTTAACCTGCGCGGGCGCATCCTGCCCCTCTTCGACCTCAAGGGAGTGCTGGGCCTGAGCCGCCAACCGAGCGCAAGCGGGAAGAGCGCGGTGGTCATGCGCTACGGCAAGCAAGTGCTGGGACTCGCGGTGGACGAGTTCATGGGACTTTCACCGCTTCAGAGTCTGCGCTCCGGGGGCGCGGGCATGTACCTGGGCGAGGTGAGCTTTCAAGGCCGTAGCGCCCGTGTGCTCAACCCCGAGGCCCTGATGGCCGACATCCGGGGTCTGCTATCATCAGCAACAGACTGGAGCCGTTCTTTTGAGTGA
- a CDS encoding methyl-accepting chemotaxis protein — protein MQPAKPAKPTKPARRRILPRLFPRAASAKQAGPSGGFLNNLRLVWKIALIVLVMALGASAIVVTGLRGLQAMRADLDNLYSGMLVRLSSVHKAEIYYADLLRYLELARRPQADIGEQRAVMELAARAVSSADEIIDRYNQEWVTGSNYDYITRLLHARGKESLQESELNAITAVNERYLNARSQFNVFYRSVEAGKPDLKLAEEAIYQYTILRGHLHELINVNDALALEINNAALARSGEALRTMLVTLVVATLLTLLMVLWITRATTRRLAALERGAMDLREGKLDIVLKVSGRDEIGTLGSVFNEAVAQLRAKAEADAEAMRQSQILQQNIAEFLNVTMDIAQGDLTKRGVVTEDVLGNVVDAVNLTVEEIAYLLKDVAKAAERVNTEAERLNQVAASVLEGAKVQADEAQKAQGQALEVTQSIRQMSDTLNISAQAAAKTLEASQKGQEALMATLTGMQSIRREVQSIAKSIKGLSDRSLEISEIALTISNIAKQTNLLALNAAIEAAGAGEAGLRFSVVADEVRKLAESSAQAAQRVGMLIKGIQSEIQNVVISVEGGTKEVEQGYRIATEASEQLKEIAHLAEQSSKLVQAISGVAQQQVQNVERVSQAVRSIAGTAEATEENSQQGRQAAEELRKLAEQLSANLSRFRLPS, from the coding sequence ATGCAGCCCGCCAAACCTGCCAAACCCACTAAACCCGCCAGGCGTAGAATCCTGCCCCGCTTATTCCCCCGCGCAGCCTCCGCCAAGCAGGCTGGCCCGTCTGGCGGCTTCCTGAACAACCTGCGCCTGGTCTGGAAGATCGCGCTGATCGTGCTGGTGATGGCACTAGGTGCCTCGGCAATCGTGGTGACCGGTCTGAGGGGTCTCCAGGCCATGCGCGCCGACCTCGACAACCTCTACAGCGGCATGCTGGTGCGCCTGTCCAGCGTCCACAAGGCCGAGATCTACTACGCCGACCTGCTGCGCTACCTTGAACTCGCGCGCAGGCCCCAGGCCGACATCGGCGAGCAGCGAGCGGTCATGGAGCTAGCAGCGAGGGCCGTTTCCAGCGCCGACGAGATCATCGACCGCTACAACCAGGAGTGGGTCACCGGCAGCAACTACGATTACATCACCCGGCTGCTGCACGCACGGGGCAAGGAGTCGCTACAGGAAAGCGAGCTGAACGCGATCACCGCCGTCAACGAGCGCTATCTTAACGCACGTAGCCAATTTAACGTCTTCTACCGAAGCGTAGAAGCCGGAAAGCCCGACCTGAAGCTGGCTGAGGAGGCTATCTACCAGTACACTATCTTGCGCGGACACCTGCACGAGCTGATCAACGTCAACGACGCCCTGGCCCTCGAGATCAATAACGCCGCGCTGGCCAGGAGCGGCGAAGCCCTCCGCACGATGCTAGTCACCCTGGTGGTGGCGACGCTGTTGACGCTGCTGATGGTTCTCTGGATCACCCGGGCCACCACGCGCCGCCTGGCCGCGCTCGAGCGTGGCGCCATGGACCTGCGCGAGGGCAAGCTAGACATCGTGTTGAAGGTGAGCGGTAGAGACGAGATCGGCACCTTGGGGTCGGTCTTCAACGAGGCCGTGGCCCAGCTCCGGGCCAAGGCCGAGGCCGACGCCGAGGCCATGCGCCAGAGTCAGATCCTCCAACAAAACATCGCCGAGTTCCTCAACGTCACCATGGACATCGCCCAGGGTGACCTCACCAAGCGCGGCGTGGTGACCGAGGACGTGCTGGGGAACGTGGTGGACGCCGTGAACCTCACCGTCGAGGAGATCGCTTACCTGCTCAAGGACGTAGCCAAGGCAGCCGAGCGCGTCAACACCGAGGCCGAACGGCTCAACCAGGTGGCGGCCTCGGTGCTCGAGGGGGCCAAGGTTCAGGCCGACGAGGCCCAGAAAGCCCAGGGACAGGCCCTGGAGGTGACCCAGTCCATCCGCCAGATGTCCGATACGCTGAACATCTCGGCTCAGGCCGCCGCCAAGACGCTCGAGGCCTCGCAGAAGGGTCAGGAAGCGCTGATGGCGACCTTGACGGGCATGCAGAGCATCCGCCGCGAGGTGCAAAGCATCGCCAAGAGCATCAAGGGCCTTTCCGACCGCTCACTGGAGATCTCGGAAATCGCGCTGACCATCTCCAACATCGCTAAACAGACCAACCTGCTCGCGCTCAACGCCGCCATCGAGGCCGCAGGTGCGGGTGAGGCGGGCCTGCGCTTCTCGGTGGTGGCCGACGAGGTGCGCAAGCTGGCCGAGTCCTCCGCACAGGCCGCCCAGCGCGTAGGCATGCTGATCAAGGGCATCCAGAGCGAGATCCAAAACGTGGTGATCTCAGTAGAAGGAGGCACTAAGGAAGTAGAGCAGGGCTATCGCATCGCCACCGAGGCCAGCGAGCAGCTCAAGGAGATCGCCCACCTGGCCGAGCAGTCGTCGAAGCTGGTTCAAGCCATCTCCGGCGTGGCCCAGCAGCAAGTGCAAAACGTCGAGCGCGTCAGCCAGGCGGTACGCTCGATCGCCGGGACCGCCGAAGCCACCGAGGAGAACAGCCAGCAAGGCCGTCAGGCCGCCGAGGAGCTGCGCAAGCTGGCCGAGCAGCTCAGCGCCAACCTCTCCCGCTTCCGCCTGCCTAGTTGA
- a CDS encoding methyl-accepting chemotaxis protein, which produces MQAAKHKPKPNPRPAASSASPRIRFGIRQRILLLLALPLLLLLAAASIATAVTLRQSLEAEFSAKGEAIARSIASSVDDDILAGNRSAVQQRLEDFAPIPNVTYIFVLDNSGQVFGSVINHVALKGGSIRSTYIPQAVIDSARNSSASLRRVNYTDAVGKSYRDILEHQAPIVGNLGRVFVGIDRSVIVQKANQIALALALGFAVVALVVLLLATVLLNRLFRPINRLVSIATRIGQGDLSETADVKTNDELGMLGRTLDESIVRLRGLVRTAEERDRERREREQLQSNIAEFLKVAMDIAQGDLTKRGVVTQDVLGSVVDAVNLATEEIARLLQDVQQTALQVNQGARSMASTSAHVLEAAASQAEEALKVRGQTHQVAQTVQSLAQTASSSAEASQQTLQAARAGEQAVEATLAGMRQIREQMQGIAESIRGLSSRSAQISEVADALADFASQTNLLALNATFEAAGAGELGRRFAVVAEEIRKLAEDSAKATRQVSDIVTDVQQEIGRTVSAVLEGAQTVEVQYRSAEQAQGQLKEIARLAEQSSRLAALISSYAQSQVKSIELVDQAMQSIAQTAQSTQNESRQGRQAAEELRKLAEQLQSSLSRFRLA; this is translated from the coding sequence ATGCAAGCGGCCAAACACAAACCCAAGCCCAACCCGCGCCCGGCAGCCTCGAGCGCTTCCCCCAGGATTCGCTTTGGCATCCGCCAGCGCATCCTGTTGCTGCTGGCGCTCCCCCTGCTGTTGCTGCTGGCCGCGGCCTCCATCGCCACGGCGGTCACCCTGCGGCAGAGCCTGGAGGCCGAGTTCAGCGCCAAGGGCGAGGCCATCGCCCGCTCGATCGCCTCCAGCGTCGACGACGACATCCTGGCAGGCAACCGCAGCGCCGTGCAGCAACGCCTTGAGGACTTCGCACCCATCCCCAACGTCACCTACATTTTCGTGCTCGACAACAGCGGCCAAGTCTTCGGTTCGGTCATCAATCACGTCGCCCTCAAAGGTGGCAGCATCCGCAGCACCTACATCCCACAGGCCGTCATCGACAGCGCCCGCAACTCCTCGGCGAGCCTGCGCCGCGTCAACTACACCGACGCCGTGGGTAAGAGCTACCGCGACATCCTCGAGCACCAGGCTCCCATCGTGGGCAACCTGGGTCGGGTGTTCGTGGGCATCGACCGCAGCGTCATCGTGCAAAAAGCAAACCAGATCGCGCTGGCTTTGGCCTTGGGATTCGCGGTGGTCGCCCTGGTGGTGCTGCTGCTGGCTACCGTACTGCTGAACCGGCTGTTCCGTCCCATCAACCGCCTGGTGAGCATAGCCACCCGCATCGGCCAGGGAGACCTCTCCGAAACCGCCGACGTCAAAACCAACGACGAGCTGGGGATGCTGGGCCGGACCCTCGACGAGTCCATCGTGCGGCTGAGGGGCCTGGTGCGCACCGCCGAGGAGCGCGACCGTGAGCGCCGGGAGCGCGAGCAGTTGCAGTCCAACATCGCCGAGTTCCTCAAGGTGGCCATGGACATCGCCCAGGGCGACCTCACCAAGCGTGGGGTGGTGACCCAGGACGTGCTGGGTAGCGTGGTCGACGCAGTGAACCTGGCAACCGAGGAGATCGCACGGTTGCTGCAAGACGTCCAGCAGACTGCTTTGCAGGTCAACCAGGGCGCGCGCAGCATGGCCAGCACCTCCGCCCACGTGCTCGAGGCCGCAGCCTCCCAAGCCGAGGAGGCGCTCAAGGTCCGCGGACAAACCCACCAGGTAGCCCAGACCGTGCAAAGCCTGGCCCAGACTGCCTCCTCCTCGGCAGAGGCCTCCCAGCAGACCCTGCAGGCGGCGCGCGCGGGCGAGCAGGCGGTGGAGGCAACCCTGGCGGGAATGCGGCAGATTCGCGAGCAGATGCAGGGCATCGCCGAGAGCATCCGGGGGCTCTCCAGCCGCTCGGCCCAGATCTCGGAAGTGGCCGATGCCCTTGCCGACTTCGCCTCCCAGACCAACCTGCTCGCGCTCAACGCCACCTTCGAGGCCGCGGGTGCGGGCGAGCTGGGGCGGCGTTTCGCGGTGGTGGCCGAGGAGATCCGCAAGCTGGCCGAGGACTCCGCCAAAGCCACCCGCCAAGTGAGCGACATCGTCACCGACGTACAGCAGGAGATTGGCCGCACCGTGAGCGCGGTGCTCGAGGGAGCCCAGACCGTGGAGGTGCAGTACCGCAGTGCGGAGCAGGCCCAGGGGCAGCTCAAGGAAATCGCGCGACTGGCCGAGCAGTCCTCGCGGCTGGCGGCGCTGATCTCGAGCTACGCCCAGTCTCAGGTGAAGTCCATTGAGCTGGTGGATCAGGCCATGCAGAGCATCGCCCAAACCGCTCAATCCACCCAGAACGAAAGCCGGCAAGGCCGTCAGGCCGCCGAGGAGCTGCGCAAGCTGGCCGAGCAGCTTCAAAGCAGCCTCAGCCGCTTCCGCCTGGCCTAA